A region of Domibacillus sp. DTU_2020_1001157_1_SI_ALB_TIR_016 DNA encodes the following proteins:
- a CDS encoding response regulator, with protein MRFYIVDDDSAIRAVLHKIIEDEDLGELVGEAASGEQLTSSFLNFKGVDILFIDLLMPIRDGIETIRHLLGSFNGKIIMISQVESKELIARAYKLGVEYYILKPVNRIEIVIIVQKVIARIQMERSFKDIQNSLNKLMDVQGTCTISRKERSWEDICDFLLTELGITGETGAADLINVLEYLYSCEHSYTFEHSFPSLKDIFRQTAKRKLGPEASDLEINREIKAAEQRIRRAVLHSIIHFASLGLTDYSHPSFETYAARFFDFEVVRKKMRELQEHSLPADSPTKINTKKFIQIFYFEVNRLKTEH; from the coding sequence ATGCGATTTTACATTGTTGATGATGACTCCGCTATACGCGCTGTCTTACATAAAATTATTGAAGACGAAGATTTAGGGGAGCTTGTAGGAGAAGCAGCAAGCGGAGAGCAGCTGACAAGTTCATTTTTAAATTTTAAAGGAGTAGATATTCTATTCATTGATTTATTGATGCCTATTCGGGATGGTATTGAAACCATTCGCCACCTCTTGGGATCCTTCAATGGAAAAATTATTATGATTTCACAGGTAGAGTCCAAAGAACTGATTGCACGAGCGTATAAGCTTGGCGTAGAATACTATATTTTAAAGCCGGTAAACCGCATTGAAATTGTGATAATCGTTCAAAAAGTGATAGCCAGAATTCAGATGGAGCGTTCTTTTAAGGATATTCAAAATTCTCTTAATAAATTGATGGATGTGCAAGGCACGTGCACCATATCAAGGAAAGAAAGAAGCTGGGAAGATATTTGTGATTTTCTCCTGACAGAACTTGGTATTACAGGAGAAACTGGTGCTGCAGACCTGATTAATGTTCTCGAATATTTATATTCTTGTGAACACAGCTACACTTTTGAACATAGCTTTCCTTCACTGAAAGATATCTTTAGGCAAACCGCTAAACGCAAGCTGGGACCAGAGGCCTCTGATCTTGAAATTAATCGCGAGATAAAAGCAGCGGAACAACGTATTCGCAGAGCGGTTCTCCATTCCATTATTCATTTTGCTTCTCTTGGATTGACAGATTACTCTCATCCATCATTTGAGACCTATGCAGCCCGTTTTTTTGATTTTGAAGTAGTACGTAAAAAGATGAGAGAGCTTCAAGAACACTCTCTGCCTGCTGACTCACCAACGAAAATAAACACCAAAAAATTTATTCAGATCTTCTATTTCGAAGTTAATCGTTTAAAAACAGAACACTAG
- a CDS encoding sensor histidine kinase, with amino-acid sequence MKDAYILILMIILVPLLGEMKFYPLNETFRISLGAPAMFFLLLLRKRTFILSGFLTALAVVLFRVFLDHYTGIQRDNWSSFTYHFPAFFFYFTYACLFQWMKMSRFQDRPLAIGLFGLLIELISNVIEMSVQFILFGFSIFAAQLFEMIAIALAHSFIVLSFFSMIKMYEAQSKEKQVREQNNHMMMLVSTLYEEAIHLKKSSGNVETVTKESYDLYSHLREVDPSLSQLALKIAAEIHEVKKDHQRILAGLSKLISNQSLKDYMSGEELLQLLVHINEKYAISLKKEITFTYTIKGKHPAYHIYTVLSLINNLMANAIEAIEEKGTIHLELLEQQEQAEFRVFNSGSSIPDKYRDTVFEPGFTTKFDEKGNSSTGIGLFYVKEAVHNLAGQCDFQNKESGITFFVKIPIRQLSRMR; translated from the coding sequence ATGAAAGATGCTTACATTCTTATACTCATGATTATTCTCGTTCCACTTTTAGGAGAAATGAAGTTTTATCCGTTAAATGAAACTTTCCGTATCAGCCTCGGTGCTCCAGCTATGTTTTTTTTGCTATTGTTGCGAAAAAGGACATTTATTTTATCGGGCTTTTTAACCGCGTTGGCTGTGGTCTTGTTTCGCGTTTTTCTTGATCATTATACTGGAATTCAAAGAGATAACTGGTCGTCTTTTACATACCATTTCCCTGCTTTTTTCTTTTATTTTACATATGCCTGTTTATTTCAATGGATGAAAATGAGCAGATTTCAAGATAGACCACTAGCAATAGGGCTGTTTGGGCTGCTGATTGAACTGATTTCTAACGTAATAGAGATGTCTGTTCAGTTCATTTTGTTTGGATTCAGTATTTTTGCTGCACAGCTGTTTGAGATGATTGCCATTGCTTTAGCCCATTCCTTTATCGTATTAAGCTTTTTCAGCATGATTAAGATGTATGAGGCTCAGTCAAAAGAAAAACAGGTGAGGGAACAGAATAATCATATGATGATGCTCGTTTCTACTTTGTATGAAGAAGCCATCCATCTAAAAAAATCATCCGGCAATGTAGAAACGGTAACAAAAGAATCCTACGATTTGTACAGTCATTTAAGAGAAGTGGATCCTTCGCTCAGCCAGCTGGCCTTGAAAATAGCAGCCGAGATTCATGAAGTCAAAAAAGACCATCAACGCATTCTGGCAGGTCTGTCAAAGTTAATCTCCAATCAAAGCTTAAAAGACTATATGAGCGGAGAAGAGCTATTACAACTGCTTGTTCATATTAATGAGAAGTATGCGATATCTCTGAAGAAAGAGATTACCTTCACGTACACTATCAAAGGAAAGCATCCAGCCTACCATATTTACACAGTGTTATCATTGATCAACAATTTAATGGCCAATGCTATAGAAGCAATAGAAGAAAAAGGAACGATTCATCTAGAACTGCTTGAGCAGCAAGAACAAGCTGAGTTTCGTGTTTTTAACAGTGGGTCGTCTATCCCGGACAAGTATAGAGACACCGTATTCGAGCCCGGGTTTACAACAAAATTTGATGAAAAAGGAAATTCATCAACTGGAATCGGGCTTTTTTATGTAAAAGAAGCCGTACATAACCTGGCAGGTCAGTGTGACTTTCAAAACAAAGAAAGCGGTATCACTTTTTTTGTTAAAATACCAATCCGCCAATTATCTCGAATGAGGTGA
- a CDS encoding glutaminase, with the protein MDARTASKELLYSEQYILDKWVEESRTYAANGQTAAYIPALQNVEALQLGICIIEPNGRMLKSGEADCFFTLQSISKVISFIVACMHHSISYVLERVDVEPTGDSFNSIVRLEVNHFGKPFNPMINAGAITITSLLPGSSAEEKVQSVTSLLKQITGRPFQVDETVFKSEWESAHRNRALAYYLKDNGHLESDVEETLTVYLKQCAIQATIEDIALAALILSQDGYHPFFKKQVIPIEVAKLAKVLMVTCGMYNASGKFAAQVGIPAKSGVSGGIMALVLPNKGPFQKGCGIGIYGPAIDQYGNSLAGVKLLKEIASEWNLSIF; encoded by the coding sequence GTGGATGCAAGAACAGCCAGCAAGGAATTGCTTTATTCCGAACAATATATTCTTGATAAATGGGTGGAAGAAAGCCGGACTTATGCGGCCAATGGACAAACGGCTGCATACATTCCTGCACTTCAAAATGTAGAAGCACTGCAGCTTGGCATTTGCATAATTGAGCCAAATGGTCGCATGTTGAAATCAGGTGAAGCAGACTGTTTTTTTACCCTGCAGAGCATTTCAAAAGTAATATCCTTTATCGTCGCATGTATGCACCACAGTATTTCGTATGTACTGGAGCGGGTAGATGTGGAGCCTACTGGTGATTCGTTTAACTCTATAGTCCGTCTGGAAGTAAATCACTTTGGAAAACCATTCAACCCAATGATTAATGCAGGTGCGATTACTATCACCTCCCTCTTGCCTGGCAGTAGCGCAGAGGAAAAAGTACAAAGCGTTACTTCCCTGCTTAAACAAATAACGGGCCGTCCTTTTCAGGTAGACGAAACCGTTTTTAAGTCTGAGTGGGAATCAGCACACCGCAATCGTGCTCTTGCTTATTACTTAAAGGACAATGGCCATCTAGAGTCGGATGTAGAAGAAACCTTAACCGTGTATTTGAAACAGTGCGCTATTCAAGCAACGATCGAAGATATCGCGCTTGCAGCTCTGATTTTATCGCAGGATGGTTATCATCCTTTTTTTAAAAAACAGGTTATCCCTATCGAAGTAGCAAAACTGGCAAAAGTTTTGATGGTTACCTGTGGAATGTACAATGCTTCTGGAAAATTTGCGGCTCAGGTTGGCATACCGGCAAAAAGCGGAGTATCCGGTGGGATTATGGCCCTGGTGCTCCCAAATAAAGGACCTTTTCAAAAAGGATGCGGAATAGGCATCTACGGTCCAGCTATTGATCAATATGGGAACAGTTTAGCTGGAGTAAAGCTTCTGAAAGAAATAGCATCAGAATGGAATTTAAGTATCTTTTAA
- a CDS encoding alanine/glycine:cation symporter family protein: MKYMLEAVVQELNEFFWSKVLIILLVGTGFYFTLRSRFLQFRLLKEMMLVLKEGKTGAAAGLSPFQAFCISMAARVGTGNITGIAIAIALGGPGAVFWMWIIALIGSASAFVESTLAQIYKVKDRDGFRGGPAYYMEKGLKKRWMGALFAILITLSFGLVFNAVQSNTITVAFQSSFGTDRLTLGIIMTVLFAVIIFGGIKRIAKASEYIVVVLAIFYIGVALFIVTMNIDQVPGVLALIVKSAFGFEQAAGGAFGAMIMNGIKRGLFSNEAGMGSAPNAAATAVTSHPVKQGLIQALGVLIDTGVICTSSAFIVLLSPVYKQTDLSGIELTQASLATHIGSWASGFLAFMILLFAFSTLIGNYYYGETNIEFLNTNKIWLMLYRVGVLAMILFGAVAKVQLVWDLADLFMGFMVIVNLIAILLLSKVAFTALHDYVQQKKAGHNPQFYSDSIENIEGAECWPVAEMHKKENIL; encoded by the coding sequence ATGAAATATATGCTGGAAGCAGTTGTGCAAGAATTAAACGAATTTTTTTGGTCCAAGGTGCTCATCATTTTACTGGTTGGAACAGGCTTTTACTTCACACTCCGGTCGCGTTTCTTACAGTTTCGCCTGTTAAAAGAAATGATGTTGGTCTTAAAAGAAGGAAAAACAGGTGCGGCGGCCGGCCTGTCTCCATTCCAGGCTTTTTGCATCAGTATGGCAGCGCGGGTAGGTACCGGCAATATTACTGGTATTGCTATCGCTATTGCGCTTGGCGGGCCCGGAGCTGTTTTCTGGATGTGGATCATTGCCTTGATTGGTTCTGCCTCTGCTTTTGTAGAAAGTACGCTGGCACAGATTTATAAAGTGAAAGACCGTGACGGTTTCCGTGGCGGTCCGGCTTATTATATGGAAAAGGGCTTGAAAAAGCGCTGGATGGGTGCCTTGTTTGCCATCCTGATTACACTTTCGTTTGGCCTCGTTTTTAATGCGGTACAGTCTAATACGATCACAGTCGCATTCCAAAGCTCCTTTGGAACCGACCGCTTGACGCTTGGCATCATCATGACTGTTCTGTTTGCGGTTATTATTTTTGGCGGTATTAAGCGGATTGCCAAGGCCTCTGAATATATTGTCGTTGTACTTGCTATTTTTTATATTGGTGTCGCGCTGTTTATTGTCACCATGAACATTGACCAAGTACCCGGTGTTCTCGCGCTGATTGTAAAAAGTGCCTTTGGCTTCGAACAGGCTGCAGGCGGTGCGTTTGGGGCAATGATTATGAATGGAATTAAGCGCGGCTTGTTCTCAAATGAAGCGGGTATGGGAAGTGCGCCGAATGCAGCAGCAACAGCTGTTACAAGCCATCCTGTTAAACAAGGGCTTATTCAGGCTCTAGGTGTTCTAATCGATACAGGTGTGATTTGTACAAGCTCTGCGTTTATCGTGTTGCTTTCTCCTGTATATAAACAAACCGATCTAAGTGGAATTGAACTTACACAAGCGTCATTGGCTACCCATATTGGTTCATGGGCATCAGGATTTTTGGCTTTCATGATTCTTCTGTTTGCTTTCAGCACCCTAATTGGCAATTATTATTATGGCGAAACCAATATTGAGTTTTTGAACACAAACAAAATATGGCTGATGCTATACCGTGTAGGTGTGCTCGCTATGATCTTATTTGGTGCTGTGGCCAAGGTGCAGCTTGTATGGGATCTTGCAGACTTATTTATGGGATTCATGGTTATTGTGAACTTGATTGCTATCCTGCTTTTATCAAAAGTAGCATTTACGGCGTTACATGATTACGTCCAGCAAAAAAAAGCGGGGCATAATCCCCAGTTTTACAGCGATAGTATTGAAAATATAGAAGGAGCGGAATGCTGGCCGGTGGCGGAAATGCACAAGAAGGAAAACATCTTATAA
- a CDS encoding Glu/Leu/Phe/Val dehydrogenase has translation MVKVQAVKQKAKEGLFSSTQAIIQEAIQSLGYDSSMYELLKEPLKMLTVRIPVKMDDGSTQIFTGYRAQHNDAVGPTKGGVRFHPDVTEEEVKTLSMWMTIKCGIFNLPYGGGKGGIICDPREMSMLELERLSRGYVRAISQIVGPTKDIPAPDMFTNPQVMAWMMDEYSSIQEFDSPGFITGKPIVLGGSKGRETATAAGVTICIEEAAKRRGLDLNGARIIIQGFGNAGSFLAKFLYDAGAKIVGISDVGGALYDPKGLDIPYLLERRDSFGMVTNLFENVLANEELLEKECDILVPAAISNQITEQNAEHIQADIIVEAANGPTTRKATEILTKRNKLIVPDVLASSGGVTVSYFEWVQNNQGYYWSEEEVAQKLRYKIRESFEQIAHTSETRGIDMRLAAYIVGIGRAAEASMFRGWV, from the coding sequence ATGGTAAAAGTTCAAGCGGTAAAACAAAAAGCAAAAGAAGGATTATTCAGTTCTACCCAGGCGATTATTCAAGAGGCAATTCAGTCACTTGGATATGACAGCAGTATGTACGAGCTTTTGAAAGAACCTTTAAAAATGCTGACAGTGCGTATACCCGTCAAAATGGATGATGGTTCCACACAAATTTTTACTGGATACCGGGCCCAGCATAACGATGCAGTCGGACCGACAAAAGGAGGGGTCCGCTTCCACCCGGATGTAACCGAGGAAGAAGTAAAGACGTTATCGATGTGGATGACCATTAAATGCGGCATTTTCAACCTTCCATATGGAGGCGGAAAAGGTGGAATTATTTGTGATCCAAGAGAAATGTCCATGCTTGAACTGGAGCGTCTGAGCCGTGGTTACGTTCGTGCGATCAGCCAGATTGTGGGTCCGACAAAAGATATTCCAGCCCCGGATATGTTTACCAACCCCCAGGTAATGGCCTGGATGATGGATGAATACAGCAGCATCCAAGAATTTGACTCTCCAGGATTTATCACAGGAAAACCGATTGTTCTGGGCGGATCAAAGGGACGCGAAACAGCAACTGCAGCAGGTGTGACGATCTGCATCGAGGAAGCAGCAAAAAGAAGAGGACTTGATTTAAACGGAGCACGTATTATCATTCAAGGATTCGGAAATGCAGGGAGTTTTTTAGCCAAATTCCTGTATGATGCTGGAGCAAAAATTGTCGGGATTTCAGATGTTGGCGGCGCTCTTTACGACCCAAAGGGGCTTGACATACCTTATCTATTGGAGCGCCGGGACAGTTTTGGCATGGTAACAAACTTATTTGAAAATGTGTTAGCCAATGAAGAGCTACTTGAAAAAGAATGTGATATCTTAGTTCCAGCAGCCATTTCTAATCAAATTACCGAACAAAATGCAGAACATATACAAGCTGATATTATTGTAGAAGCAGCCAATGGCCCTACAACCCGAAAGGCAACAGAAATATTAACGAAACGCAATAAACTAATCGTTCCTGATGTGCTGGCAAGCTCAGGCGGAGTAACCGTTTCTTATTTTGAGTGGGTACAAAATAATCAGGGATACTATTGGTCGGAAGAAGAGGTGGCTCAAAAACTACGTTATAAAATTAGGGAGTCGTTTGAGCAAATTGCTCATACGTCAGAGACACGCGGTATCGATATGCGCCTGGCTGCCTATATTGTCGGCATTGGACGGGCAGCTGAGGCATCTATGTTCCGTGGATGGGTTTAA
- a CDS encoding glycoside hydrolase family 13 protein: protein MLKEAIYHRPKNNFAYSYDSDTVHIRLRSKKGDLTHVSLLHGDSYILKDGIWVYDEEDMILAGSDMLFDYWMAEIKPAHRRLLYGFKCVSEDETIYYTERGFFDQAPEKTANYFNFPYINPADIFTAPHWVKDTVWYQIFPERFGNGDPRLNPPNTQPWGGKPEFDNYFGGDFQGVIDHLDYLQDLGITGIYFTPIFKANTNHKYDTIDYLQIDPQFGDEALLRKLIDECHQRGIKVMLDAVFNHSGYFFGPFQDVLEKGEASKYKDWFHIRKFPLQEGDKLNYETFSFEKNMPKLNTENPEVKDYLLNVASYWVNNFDIDGWRLDVADEVDHAFWREFRRTVKAIKPDVYILGEIWHDALPWLQGDQFDAAMNYRFVHAIVDFFAQRKMTAEQFKQEITHVYHSYPVPTNEVAFNLLGSHDTPRLLTVAYDNKQSVKLSYLFALSSPGSPCIYYGDEIGLTGGPDPDCRKCMIWDEDKQDCDLRAFIQKAIALRKQIPAFGNSGSFAFADIHPELISYTRENEQEKLLFLINSSDTPIQADVPDVFMNAQNVWTEEIHNEKTVTIQPQNFMILHKTMQ from the coding sequence ATGTTAAAGGAAGCTATTTATCACCGGCCTAAAAACAATTTTGCTTATTCCTATGATTCAGATACCGTTCATATCCGCCTGCGCTCCAAGAAAGGCGACCTCACACATGTATCGTTGCTTCACGGAGATTCCTATATCCTTAAGGACGGTATATGGGTATATGATGAGGAAGATATGATTTTAGCTGGATCAGATATGCTGTTTGATTACTGGATGGCGGAGATTAAGCCTGCCCACCGCCGTCTCCTTTACGGATTTAAATGTGTCAGCGAGGACGAGACTATCTATTACACAGAGCGTGGCTTTTTCGATCAAGCGCCGGAAAAAACAGCGAATTACTTTAACTTCCCATACATTAACCCGGCCGATATTTTCACTGCTCCCCACTGGGTAAAAGATACGGTCTGGTATCAGATTTTCCCGGAACGGTTCGGCAATGGCGATCCACGTCTGAATCCCCCTAATACACAGCCTTGGGGAGGAAAGCCGGAGTTTGATAACTACTTTGGCGGCGACTTCCAGGGAGTCATTGACCACTTGGATTACCTGCAGGATCTCGGCATTACGGGTATTTACTTCACTCCTATTTTTAAAGCAAACACAAACCATAAATATGATACCATCGACTACCTTCAAATCGATCCACAATTTGGCGATGAGGCACTGCTGAGAAAGCTCATTGATGAATGTCATCAAAGAGGCATTAAAGTGATGCTCGATGCCGTATTTAATCATAGCGGCTACTTTTTTGGCCCGTTCCAGGATGTGCTTGAAAAAGGTGAAGCATCGAAATATAAAGACTGGTTCCACATTCGAAAATTTCCGCTGCAGGAAGGTGACAAGTTAAATTACGAAACCTTCAGCTTTGAAAAAAACATGCCAAAGCTGAACACCGAAAACCCGGAAGTAAAAGACTATTTGTTGAATGTGGCCTCATATTGGGTGAACAATTTTGACATAGACGGCTGGAGGCTGGATGTGGCCGATGAAGTCGATCATGCCTTTTGGAGGGAGTTCCGCCGCACGGTAAAAGCGATAAAGCCGGATGTGTATATTCTGGGTGAAATCTGGCATGATGCCCTGCCTTGGCTTCAGGGAGACCAGTTTGATGCGGCTATGAATTATCGTTTTGTTCATGCGATCGTAGACTTTTTTGCCCAGAGAAAGATGACAGCCGAACAGTTTAAACAGGAAATTACCCATGTCTATCATTCTTATCCGGTTCCCACCAATGAAGTTGCCTTTAACCTGCTAGGAAGCCATGATACGCCAAGACTTTTAACGGTTGCGTATGACAATAAACAAAGCGTCAAACTGTCTTACCTGTTTGCTCTGTCTTCCCCAGGGTCTCCATGTATTTATTACGGAGATGAAATTGGCTTAACAGGCGGGCCAGATCCGGACTGCCGCAAATGTATGATCTGGGATGAAGACAAGCAGGACTGCGATTTACGGGCCTTTATTCAAAAAGCGATTGCGCTGCGCAAACAAATACCTGCTTTTGGCAACAGCGGCAGCTTTGCGTTTGCGGATATTCATCCGGAGCTGATCAGCTACACGCGCGAAAATGAACAAGAAAAACTTCTGTTTTTGATCAATTCAAGTGATACACCAATACAAGCTGATGTGCCAGATGTCTTTATGAATGCTCAAAATGTGTGGACGGAAGAAATACACAATGAAAAGACCGTCACCATTCAGCCTCAGAACTTTATGATTTTGCATAAAACAATGCAGTAA
- a CDS encoding STAS domain-containing protein → MSSFLKFSAYITDNVEALATEVVEKVISNLELTIPDWEKEQARIMYLEFLQFFGDSFVKEEKCVPDFFIEWSRKNADMQTSSGGRVSVMAVRYPPTREVLTDMFTEIGQKLQLSLEQIVLIIKRINQMLDRSLNETIFAFEQLYEEKKEQAKKEMAALSAPIIPVREGIVILPLIGEMDAYRANYILEHVFPKLSDMEIDHLIVDFSGLSQIDVKMAAYLQQLGMMLKLVGIHLITSGLRPDLAQIVVKSGLELSGTDTFSTVKRALESLD, encoded by the coding sequence GTGAGTTCATTTTTAAAATTTTCGGCTTATATTACTGACAACGTAGAAGCATTAGCAACTGAGGTCGTTGAAAAAGTGATTTCAAATCTAGAACTGACGATTCCAGACTGGGAAAAAGAGCAGGCACGTATAATGTACCTTGAGTTCTTACAGTTTTTTGGGGATTCCTTTGTAAAAGAAGAAAAATGCGTTCCTGATTTCTTTATAGAGTGGAGCCGAAAAAATGCAGATATGCAGACTTCTTCAGGCGGAAGGGTTTCCGTTATGGCTGTCCGGTATCCTCCAACACGGGAAGTGTTAACCGATATGTTTACAGAAATCGGACAAAAGCTTCAATTGTCCCTGGAACAAATCGTTTTGATCATTAAGCGTATCAATCAAATGCTGGACCGCAGCTTAAATGAGACTATTTTTGCATTTGAACAGCTGTATGAGGAAAAGAAAGAGCAGGCGAAAAAAGAAATGGCCGCTCTATCCGCGCCCATTATACCTGTAAGGGAAGGAATTGTGATTCTCCCTCTTATAGGAGAAATGGATGCCTACCGAGCCAACTATATACTAGAGCACGTTTTTCCTAAACTATCAGACATGGAGATCGATCATCTCATTGTCGATTTTTCAGGTCTTTCCCAAATTGATGTAAAGATGGCGGCCTACCTTCAACAGCTGGGCATGATGCTCAAGTTAGTGGGTATTCACCTCATCACATCCGGTCTTCGTCCTGACTTAGCTCAAATTGTAGTAAAAAGCGGGCTTGAGCTTTCAGGTACAGATACGTTTTCTACTGTGAAAAGAGCATTAGAGAGCCTGGATTAA
- the tnpB gene encoding IS200/IS605 family element RNA-guided endonuclease TnpB — translation MKTKTDETKNFHFKAFRFKIHPSDEQKQLINQTIGCCRFVYNYILNENIKSFEKTKKRYTETAAKKLLPGLKGTFKWLSGSDSIALQASIEYQYEGFKKYKDQPKKELKKRAAKKCAEGYTPTAYDFKGHPTFKSKKNPVQSYTTKMINHNIKIVDNRIQLPKLGWIRFSKSRNIEGDIKRVTVRRSSTGRYSISVICEMSYSPYKPSTVDAVGIDVGLKEFAVLSNGQVIANPKYYQKYEKRLAFLQRAFARKKEGSKSRKKNKAQIAKLHEKIKHTREDFLHKLTTRLVHENQVIAVENLSVKNLVQNKKLSKGIHDASWSRFNEMLAYKAKWYGRTIIKVDPFFPSSQLCFGCGHQHKDVKNLAVRVWECPSCGVRHDRDLNASLNIKREALRLLSLQSI, via the coding sequence ATGAAAACCAAAACAGATGAAACAAAGAACTTTCATTTTAAAGCCTTTCGGTTTAAAATCCATCCAAGTGACGAGCAAAAACAACTGATTAACCAAACGATCGGTTGCTGCCGGTTTGTCTACAATTATATATTAAATGAAAACATCAAGAGTTTTGAAAAAACAAAAAAACGGTATACAGAAACAGCCGCTAAAAAGCTCCTCCCTGGGCTAAAAGGAACGTTCAAATGGTTGTCTGGTTCTGACAGTATTGCTCTTCAGGCAAGTATCGAATATCAGTACGAAGGATTCAAAAAATATAAGGATCAGCCAAAAAAAGAATTAAAAAAACGAGCCGCTAAAAAATGCGCAGAAGGCTATACGCCAACGGCGTATGACTTTAAGGGCCATCCGACATTCAAAAGCAAGAAAAACCCGGTCCAAAGCTACACAACCAAAATGATAAATCACAATATTAAAATCGTGGACAATCGCATTCAGCTGCCGAAACTCGGATGGATTCGTTTTTCAAAGTCCCGAAACATTGAAGGTGACATTAAGCGTGTCACCGTGCGCCGAAGCAGCACCGGCCGGTATTCAATTTCGGTTATCTGTGAAATGTCATATTCCCCCTATAAGCCAAGCACTGTCGATGCCGTTGGCATCGATGTCGGGCTGAAAGAATTTGCTGTACTCTCAAACGGCCAAGTCATCGCCAACCCAAAATACTACCAAAAATACGAAAAACGGTTAGCGTTTCTTCAGCGCGCGTTTGCACGTAAAAAAGAAGGTTCGAAATCGCGGAAAAAAAATAAAGCCCAGATTGCTAAACTGCACGAAAAAATCAAACACACAAGAGAAGATTTTCTTCACAAGCTGACGACCAGGCTCGTTCATGAAAACCAAGTGATCGCAGTGGAGAATTTGTCCGTGAAGAATCTCGTCCAAAACAAAAAGCTAAGCAAGGGGATTCACGATGCGTCATGGTCGAGGTTCAACGAAATGCTCGCCTACAAAGCGAAGTGGTACGGACGGACGATTATAAAAGTCGATCCGTTCTTCCCATCAAGCCAGCTCTGTTTCGGGTGTGGCCACCAGCATAAGGATGTAAAAAATCTCGCTGTCCGGGTGTGGGAGTGTCCTTCCTGCGGCGTTCGTCACGACCGGGACCTGAATGCGAGCCTGAATATTAAAAGAGAAGCCCTTCGGCTTCTTTCACTTCAGTCTATTTAA